The following are from one region of the Haloactinomyces albus genome:
- a CDS encoding methylated-DNA--[protein]-cysteine S-methyltransferase encodes MNTPTATWSTTDTPIGPFSAVVADDGAVLASGWTTNLTDLLEVIAPSLRPSEPRYTPDLGAVTRAVTRYHAGELDVIDTVEVRQRSGTFLEHAWEVLRTVPAGDPVSYSAYAALAGRPAAARAAASACARNAAALFVPCHRVLRGDGSLGGFRWGTDVKRRLLEHEKQA; translated from the coding sequence ATGAACACCCCGACCGCGACCTGGTCCACCACCGACACGCCGATCGGCCCGTTCAGCGCCGTCGTCGCCGACGACGGCGCCGTACTCGCCTCGGGCTGGACGACGAATCTCACCGATCTGCTCGAGGTCATCGCCCCGTCCCTACGACCTTCGGAGCCGCGGTACACGCCCGATCTCGGAGCCGTCACCCGTGCCGTCACCCGCTACCACGCCGGTGAACTCGACGTGATCGACACGGTCGAAGTGCGCCAGCGCTCCGGAACATTCCTCGAACACGCGTGGGAGGTGTTGCGCACGGTGCCCGCGGGCGACCCCGTCAGCTACAGCGCGTACGCCGCCCTGGCAGGCCGCCCCGCGGCGGCACGCGCGGCCGCGTCGGCCTGTGCGCGCAATGCCGCCGCGCTGTTCGTCCCGTGCCATCGAGTACTGCGGGGAGACGGGTCACTCGGCGGATTCCGGTGGGGTACCGACGTCAAGCGACGGCTCCTGGAGCACGAGAAGCAGGCGTGA
- a CDS encoding alkaline phosphatase D family protein, with protein MTSPLDRRRFFVLGGGTAAALASTQVPAWAAKPIRNVGIPREPFRLGVASGDPLPDRVVLWTRLAPEPLALDGRGGMPDRQIPVQWQIAHDESFKHVVRAGTEMAEPASAHTVHADVAGLEPGRWYYYRFRCGSSLSPVGRTRTAPAPGAAVDQLAFAFASCQNYPAGYYTSHANLANEDLDVAFHLGDYIYEGGGQGGLGRGHLPSHEIRSLADYRVRHAQYRGDGNLQDAHAAFPWIVTWDDHEVENNWADEESDPDTAREEFLKRRATAFQVYWEHMPIRAGRRPTGPDMTLHRGFTFGDLASFNVLDTRQYRSDQPACRDADCAEAFDPKRTMLGDEQEAWLHGRLRGSSSKWNVLAQQVPMFEDPNVGLPADKWEGYRASRQRLMDVFATATRNPVVVTGDVHRNFAADLKTDWDDADAPAVGSEFVGTSMSSGGDGRSATKHNPDPDNPHIKFENTGDRGYVRVKLSRSELRSDYRVVDTVERPESGVRTLASFAVEAGNPGVQRA; from the coding sequence ATGACCAGTCCGTTGGACAGAAGACGCTTTTTCGTGCTGGGTGGCGGTACCGCTGCTGCCCTGGCCTCCACCCAGGTGCCCGCATGGGCTGCGAAGCCGATCCGCAACGTCGGGATACCCCGCGAGCCGTTCCGGTTGGGGGTTGCCTCCGGCGACCCGCTGCCCGACCGGGTGGTGCTGTGGACGCGGCTCGCACCGGAGCCGCTCGCGCTCGACGGCCGCGGCGGAATGCCCGACCGGCAGATCCCGGTCCAGTGGCAGATCGCCCACGACGAGTCGTTCAAGCACGTCGTGCGTGCCGGAACCGAAATGGCCGAGCCCGCGAGCGCGCACACGGTCCACGCCGACGTCGCCGGGCTGGAACCGGGCCGCTGGTACTACTACCGGTTCCGGTGCGGGTCATCACTGAGTCCGGTGGGGCGAACACGCACCGCTCCCGCTCCGGGTGCCGCGGTCGATCAGCTCGCCTTCGCTTTCGCCAGCTGCCAGAACTACCCGGCGGGCTATTACACCTCGCACGCGAATCTGGCGAACGAGGACCTCGACGTCGCCTTCCACCTGGGGGACTACATCTACGAGGGCGGTGGGCAAGGCGGCCTCGGCCGCGGGCACCTGCCGAGCCACGAGATCAGGTCCCTGGCCGATTATCGGGTGCGTCACGCCCAGTACCGCGGCGACGGCAATCTGCAGGACGCCCACGCGGCGTTCCCGTGGATCGTGACCTGGGACGACCACGAGGTCGAGAACAACTGGGCGGACGAGGAATCCGATCCGGACACTGCCCGCGAGGAGTTCCTCAAGCGGCGCGCGACCGCTTTCCAGGTGTACTGGGAGCACATGCCCATCCGTGCGGGACGCCGCCCGACCGGCCCCGACATGACGCTCCACCGAGGTTTCACCTTCGGCGACCTCGCCTCGTTCAACGTGCTCGACACGCGCCAGTACCGCAGCGACCAGCCCGCGTGCCGGGATGCGGACTGCGCGGAGGCATTCGACCCGAAGCGCACGATGCTGGGCGATGAGCAGGAGGCATGGCTCCACGGGCGGCTTCGGGGATCGTCGTCGAAGTGGAACGTGCTCGCTCAGCAGGTTCCGATGTTCGAGGACCCGAATGTCGGGCTGCCCGCGGACAAGTGGGAGGGCTACCGGGCGTCGCGGCAGCGGCTGATGGATGTGTTCGCCACGGCAACCCGCAACCCGGTGGTGGTCACCGGCGACGTGCACCGCAACTTCGCCGCGGACCTCAAGACCGACTGGGACGACGCGGACGCTCCCGCCGTGGGCAGCGAGTTCGTCGGAACCTCGATGAGTTCGGGAGGTGACGGGCGAAGCGCAACGAAGCACAACCCCGACCCGGACAATCCGCACATCAAGTTCGAGAACACCGGTGATCGCGGATACGTGCGGGTGAAGCTGTCCCGTTCGGAGCTGCGCAGCGATTACCGCGTCGTGGACACGGTCGAACGCCCCGAGTCGGGGGTCCGCACCCTCGCCTCGTTCGCCGTGGAAGCAGGCAATCCGGGTGTCCAGCGAGCGTAA
- a CDS encoding RNA polymerase sigma factor gives MRAGAAGVNEPDEARLLRRMSRGDRTAFEEFYRRTSPWLYARLRGRCRDQHLVGEVLQDTYLAVWRGAGSFADGPADGDALGWLWTVAARRLVDAFRRESRHRKVVLAVAELAEPDAAGTEERALDSVLSPALSEALAQLAPELREVLRAMVLDGLSVHETSALLGIPEGTVKTRARRARMAMRKAMS, from the coding sequence GTGCGGGCAGGAGCAGCAGGCGTGAATGAGCCGGACGAAGCGCGCCTGCTTCGGCGGATGAGCCGGGGCGACCGGACTGCGTTCGAAGAGTTCTACCGGCGGACCTCGCCATGGCTCTACGCGCGGCTACGCGGCCGCTGCCGGGACCAGCATCTTGTCGGCGAGGTCCTGCAGGACACCTACCTGGCCGTGTGGCGGGGCGCGGGCTCCTTCGCTGACGGCCCCGCCGACGGCGACGCTCTCGGTTGGTTGTGGACGGTCGCCGCCAGACGTCTGGTCGACGCGTTCCGCAGGGAGAGCCGTCACCGGAAAGTGGTGCTTGCAGTCGCCGAGCTGGCCGAACCCGATGCGGCCGGGACGGAGGAGCGTGCGCTGGACTCCGTTCTGTCCCCCGCTCTCAGCGAGGCGCTTGCTCAGCTTGCGCCAGAGCTGCGGGAGGTGCTGCGCGCGATGGTGCTGGACGGGCTGAGCGTGCACGAGACGTCCGCGCTGCTGGGAATTCCGGAAGGCACGGTCAAGACCAGAGCCAGGCGGGCACGGATGGCGATGCGGAAGGCGATGTCATGA
- a CDS encoding DUF4190 domain-containing protein, translating into MTYPQQAPQYSPPQPRNGMGITALVLGIVGILLAWIPIIGFFGFILGALAIIFGVIAVVRAHKGTATNKGMSYAGLVLGVVAFVVSIVVFGAFAAEVDKQLDGASPMDGASPMDGTTGFAPSSALKDVQITDCTVSVEYGMTSAQATVVTTNNTDQPQSYWTTIAVNGPNGDRLGEIHTISNNLAPGQKTTASGMKASTSLTETPESITCKVAEVNRTPA; encoded by the coding sequence ATGACGTACCCGCAGCAGGCGCCCCAGTACTCGCCCCCGCAACCCAGGAACGGGATGGGCATCACCGCTCTGGTGCTGGGCATCGTTGGCATCCTGCTTGCGTGGATCCCGATCATCGGGTTCTTCGGGTTCATCCTCGGAGCTTTGGCGATCATCTTCGGTGTGATCGCTGTCGTCAGAGCTCACAAGGGCACGGCGACGAACAAGGGCATGAGCTACGCCGGTCTGGTGCTCGGTGTCGTGGCGTTCGTCGTGTCGATCGTCGTCTTCGGTGCGTTCGCCGCCGAGGTGGACAAGCAGCTGGACGGCGCAAGCCCGATGGACGGCGCAAGCCCGATGGACGGGACAACCGGTTTCGCTCCGTCATCCGCACTCAAGGACGTGCAGATCACGGACTGCACGGTGAGCGTGGAGTACGGCATGACGTCGGCTCAGGCGACGGTGGTCACTACGAACAACACCGACCAACCGCAAAGCTACTGGACGACCATTGCCGTCAACGGCCCGAACGGTGACCGGCTCGGCGAGATTCACACGATCTCGAACAACCTTGCTCCCGGACAGAAAACCACGGCTTCCGGCATGAAGGCCTCCACATCTCTCACGGAGACCCCCGAGTCCATCACTTGCAAGGTGGCAGAAGTGAACCGTACGCCTGCATGA
- a CDS encoding helix-turn-helix transcriptional regulator, with protein sequence MATGADLGALREEAGISLARMADRTHFTKSHLSMIETGKRSIAAEVISAYEQALGKPLSPPQDDPVRLAHEWLVSASPMAVQTHSGRTVGASLASELEARVVELRHLDDTVSSEELGPVIAKELSEAENLVRCANFTEPVGKRLFTAVGELSQLAGWVAGDAGRYRQAQRLYLSGVAAANEAHDRVLGAQLLSSLSYQIANVGNPTDAALLARTAVQGAREATPVVRALFLERAAWAAAKTGDSEATWRALEQVDDSYEQRGADEPEWVYWLNRAEIDVMAGRCMIELGQPRKAEPLLSAAIAGYPPEHAREVALYRSWLAESHARAGDLDAAREALDSAKQYGSEMPSARSNTRFERWNSCCPLKAWSSFESQHRAGTVPKEQREPALTHRACQYGFPIADLEVCLYRPGSAQASGFSATR encoded by the coding sequence ATGGCGACAGGAGCAGACCTCGGGGCACTCCGGGAAGAGGCAGGGATCAGCCTTGCTCGGATGGCTGACCGGACCCACTTCACAAAGTCCCACCTATCCATGATCGAGACAGGTAAGCGCTCGATCGCTGCCGAGGTCATCAGTGCCTATGAACAGGCCCTCGGTAAGCCGCTGAGTCCCCCGCAGGACGATCCGGTGCGCCTCGCGCATGAGTGGCTGGTCTCGGCCTCTCCGATGGCCGTACAGACCCACTCGGGGCGGACGGTCGGGGCTTCCCTTGCCAGTGAGCTGGAGGCTCGTGTGGTGGAACTGAGACACCTTGACGACACGGTGAGCAGTGAGGAGCTCGGACCGGTCATTGCCAAGGAGCTCAGCGAGGCCGAGAACTTGGTTCGCTGTGCCAACTTCACAGAGCCTGTCGGCAAGCGGTTGTTCACCGCTGTCGGAGAGCTGTCCCAGCTTGCCGGATGGGTGGCCGGTGATGCCGGTCGGTACCGACAAGCTCAGCGGCTCTACCTGTCCGGAGTCGCAGCAGCGAACGAAGCGCACGACAGAGTGCTCGGAGCACAGCTCCTGTCGAGCCTGAGTTACCAGATCGCCAATGTCGGCAACCCCACTGACGCTGCCCTGTTGGCTCGAACCGCTGTCCAGGGAGCCCGAGAAGCCACTCCCGTAGTGCGTGCCCTGTTTCTGGAACGTGCCGCTTGGGCCGCAGCGAAGACAGGAGACTCGGAGGCGACTTGGAGAGCGCTGGAGCAGGTTGACGACTCCTACGAGCAACGTGGAGCCGATGAGCCGGAGTGGGTGTACTGGCTCAACCGAGCCGAAATCGACGTCATGGCGGGACGCTGCATGATCGAACTGGGCCAGCCTCGCAAGGCTGAGCCCCTGCTCTCGGCAGCGATAGCCGGCTACCCACCCGAGCACGCGCGAGAGGTGGCCCTGTACCGCTCCTGGCTCGCCGAGTCCCACGCACGGGCAGGAGACCTCGACGCGGCCCGCGAAGCCCTCGACAGCGCCAAGCAGTACGGCTCCGAGATGCCCTCCGCCCGCAGCAATACCCGCTTCGAGAGGTGGAACAGTTGCTGTCCACTTAAGGCTTGGTCAAGCTTCGAGAGTCAGCACCGAGCCGGCACGGTTCCAAAGGAACAACGGGAACCCGCACTCACACATCGGGCATGTCAATACGGGTTCCCCATCGCTGACCTGGAAGTTTGTCTTTATCGACCAGGAAGTGCACAAGCTTCCGGATTTTCCGCTACACGTTGA
- the ychF gene encoding redox-regulated ATPase YchF, translating into MSLTLGIVGLPNVGKSTLFNALTRNEAIAANYPFATIEPNVGVVPLPDSRLDTLAEMYDSAKTIPATVSFVDIAGIVQGASEGQGLGNKFLANIREADAICQVIRVFDEPDVVHVDGRVDPSSDIETINTELILADLQTLEKALPRLEKEARTNKERKPALEAAKAAKEVLDSGQTLFAAGRGAETPELAELNLLTTKPFLYVFNADEGVLADEAKQQELRDLVAPADAVFLDAKVEAELLELDEESAQELLSSIGQPEPGLSALARAGFHTLGLQTYLTAGPKEARAWTIRQGATAPQAAGEIHTDFQRGFIKAEIISYEDLVEAGSMNAARSSGKVRMEGKEYVMHDGDVVEFRFNV; encoded by the coding sequence GTGAGCCTCACTCTCGGAATCGTCGGCCTGCCCAACGTGGGCAAGTCCACGCTGTTCAACGCCCTGACCCGCAACGAAGCGATCGCGGCGAACTATCCGTTCGCCACCATCGAGCCGAACGTGGGTGTCGTGCCGTTGCCCGACAGCCGGCTCGACACGCTCGCCGAGATGTACGACTCAGCCAAGACGATCCCCGCCACGGTATCGTTCGTCGACATCGCCGGGATCGTGCAGGGAGCTTCCGAAGGGCAGGGTCTGGGCAACAAGTTCCTGGCCAACATTCGTGAGGCGGACGCGATCTGCCAGGTCATCCGGGTGTTCGACGAGCCGGACGTGGTGCACGTCGACGGCCGCGTGGATCCGTCCAGCGACATCGAGACGATCAACACCGAGCTGATTCTCGCCGACCTGCAGACCCTGGAGAAGGCGCTGCCGAGGCTGGAGAAGGAAGCCCGCACGAACAAGGAGCGCAAGCCCGCGCTGGAGGCGGCCAAGGCTGCCAAGGAAGTGCTCGATTCCGGGCAGACGCTGTTCGCCGCGGGACGGGGAGCCGAGACTCCCGAACTGGCCGAGTTGAACCTGCTCACGACCAAGCCGTTCCTGTACGTGTTCAACGCCGATGAGGGTGTGCTGGCCGACGAGGCCAAGCAGCAGGAACTCCGCGACCTGGTGGCACCGGCCGACGCGGTGTTCCTCGACGCCAAGGTCGAGGCCGAACTCCTCGAGCTCGACGAGGAGTCCGCACAGGAGCTGCTGTCCTCGATCGGCCAGCCCGAGCCCGGCCTGAGCGCGCTCGCCCGCGCGGGGTTTCACACCCTCGGCCTGCAGACCTACCTCACGGCGGGGCCGAAGGAGGCCCGGGCGTGGACGATCCGCCAGGGCGCGACCGCGCCGCAGGCCGCCGGAGAGATCCACACCGACTTCCAGCGCGGCTTCATCAAGGCCGAGATCATCTCGTACGAGGATCTCGTCGAGGCCGGTTCGATGAACGCCGCCCGGTCGTCGGGCAAGGTCCGCATGGAGGGCAAGGAATACGTCATGCACGACGGCGACGTCGTCGAGTTCCGCTTCAACGTGTAG
- a CDS encoding DUF2252 domain-containing protein, with translation MSEIARTLDVNDPDRRRGHIVDNLVEAFSDLMEAAPVAFRTKFRKMAASPFAFYRGSACLFYADVARLKDPWADERTSRVWIQGDLHAENFGTYMDDEGVLVFDVNDFDEAYLGHFTWDLQRFAASIALLGWSKALSDADIDEFVRTATHAYIDQVRRFAKGEQDAAFSLNLTTTDGPIHEVLQKARLRSRQALLDAETETEGYDRRFRNGVGVRRLDEQEHARVIEAFRRYLETIPQDKKMREVAYTVKDVVARSGFGIGSAGLPAYSILIEGENEALENDILLSMKQGNVAAPSRVIPDESIRRYFRHHGQRTALSQRALQAHADALLGYTELDGVGYVVSEVSPYVSDLDWTELTEPEDILPVLDYLGRAVAKAHCVSDADSDQNLVPISTEAAISEIVDGHDEDFTKWLCDFARDYADVVRDDHRLFVDAFRNGEIPGVSSTRTS, from the coding sequence ATGTCCGAGATCGCTCGCACGCTCGACGTCAATGACCCGGATCGACGTCGTGGACACATCGTCGACAACCTGGTCGAGGCTTTTTCGGACCTGATGGAAGCCGCGCCCGTGGCGTTTCGCACCAAGTTCCGCAAGATGGCTGCCTCACCTTTCGCGTTCTACCGGGGCAGTGCCTGCCTCTTCTATGCCGACGTGGCCCGCCTGAAGGATCCGTGGGCCGACGAGCGCACCAGCCGGGTGTGGATCCAGGGCGATCTGCATGCGGAGAACTTCGGCACCTACATGGACGACGAGGGCGTGCTCGTCTTCGACGTCAACGACTTCGACGAGGCCTACCTCGGTCACTTCACCTGGGACCTGCAGCGCTTCGCGGCCAGTATCGCCCTGCTGGGGTGGAGCAAGGCACTGTCGGACGCCGACATCGACGAGTTCGTGCGCACGGCCACGCACGCCTACATCGACCAGGTGCGCCGCTTCGCCAAGGGCGAGCAGGATGCCGCGTTCTCGCTGAACCTGACCACGACCGACGGGCCGATTCACGAGGTGCTGCAGAAGGCGCGCCTGCGCAGCAGGCAGGCGCTGCTCGACGCGGAGACCGAGACCGAGGGCTACGACCGCCGCTTCCGCAACGGAGTGGGCGTTCGCCGCCTCGACGAGCAGGAACACGCGCGAGTGATCGAGGCCTTCCGGCGGTATCTGGAGACGATCCCCCAGGACAAGAAGATGCGCGAGGTCGCCTACACGGTCAAGGACGTGGTCGCCCGCAGCGGCTTCGGCATCGGCAGCGCCGGGCTTCCTGCCTACAGCATCCTGATCGAGGGCGAGAACGAGGCTCTGGAAAACGACATCCTGCTGTCCATGAAGCAGGGCAACGTGGCCGCGCCGTCGCGGGTCATCCCCGACGAGAGCATCCGCCGGTATTTCCGGCACCATGGCCAGCGCACCGCCCTGTCCCAGCGGGCCCTGCAGGCCCACGCAGACGCACTGCTCGGCTACACCGAGCTGGACGGAGTCGGCTACGTCGTCTCCGAGGTGTCGCCGTATGTGTCCGATTTGGACTGGACCGAGCTGACCGAGCCGGAGGACATTCTTCCCGTGCTGGACTACCTCGGCAGGGCGGTGGCCAAGGCACACTGCGTGTCCGACGCCGACTCGGACCAGAATCTCGTGCCGATCAGCACCGAGGCCGCCATTTCCGAGATCGTCGACGGCCACGACGAGGACTTCACCAAGTGGCTGTGCGACTTCGCCCGTGACTACGCCGACGTGGTCCGCGACGATCACCGCCTGTTCGTCGACGCTTTCCGCAACGGTGAGATTCCCGGAGTCAGTTCCACGCGGACGAGCTGA
- a CDS encoding ABC transporter ATP-binding protein: MPDAESAADTYEWHIQTADLRVRAGKRLAVADLSLRLGQGVHGLLGPNGAGKTTLIRSLATVQRPAGGHLSLLGRQQDGRAELRALRRRLGYLPQEFGYYPRFTVREFVEYMAWLKELEPSRVPDAVQHALDRVGLTDRAEDRMKSLSGGMLRRAGIAQAIVNDPEVLLLDEPTVGLDPAQRLEFRNLLRELGEHACVVVSTHLVEDVAAACTTVVIVDEGRMVFQGTPAGLAASGDAGDVGDNAQERGYTALLSRHRAQQGVA; the protein is encoded by the coding sequence ATACCGGACGCCGAATCGGCAGCCGATACTTACGAGTGGCATATCCAGACAGCCGACCTTCGGGTCCGGGCAGGCAAGCGGCTCGCGGTCGCCGACCTCAGCCTGCGGCTCGGGCAGGGCGTGCATGGCCTGCTCGGCCCGAACGGTGCGGGAAAGACCACCCTGATTCGCTCCCTGGCCACCGTTCAGAGACCCGCCGGCGGTCACCTGAGCCTGCTGGGCAGGCAACAGGACGGGCGTGCCGAGCTACGGGCGTTGCGCCGGAGGCTGGGCTACCTGCCCCAGGAGTTCGGCTACTATCCGCGCTTCACCGTGCGGGAGTTCGTCGAGTACATGGCCTGGCTGAAGGAGTTGGAGCCTTCCCGGGTTCCGGACGCCGTCCAGCACGCGCTCGACCGGGTCGGGCTCACCGACCGGGCCGAGGACCGGATGAAGTCCCTCTCCGGTGGCATGCTGCGTCGCGCCGGCATCGCCCAGGCAATCGTGAACGATCCGGAGGTGTTGCTGCTCGACGAGCCCACCGTCGGCCTGGATCCCGCACAGCGGTTGGAGTTCCGCAACCTGCTGCGCGAGCTGGGGGAGCACGCGTGTGTGGTTGTGTCCACCCACCTCGTCGAGGACGTCGCGGCGGCCTGCACCACGGTGGTGATTGTGGACGAGGGCCGAATGGTCTTCCAGGGCACCCCGGCCGGCCTGGCCGCAAGCGGCGATGCGGGGGACGTCGGTGACAACGCGCAGGAGCGTGGCTATACCGCCTTGCTGTCCCGGCACCGCGCCCAGCAGGGGGTGGCGTGA
- a CDS encoding DNA-3-methyladenine glycosylase 2 family protein, which yields MLVTTEQAYRAVAARDPRFDGCFVTAVRTTGIYCRPSCPARTPKPANVEFFPTAAAAHSAGYRACRRCLPDAVPGSPEWDLRADLTGRAMRLINDGVVERAGVVGLAATLGYSSRHLTRILTTELGAGPLALARAHRAHSARVLIETSDLEFAEVAFAAGFASLRQFNETIQEVFATTPTVLREQTRRGSDPHDGTAGTLRLRLPFRPPLDAEGMLRFLADRAVAGVEDAGPEHYSRTLRLAHGTGVATIRPEGAHLATTLRLTDLRDLGSAVTRIRRLFDLDADPAAVADVLGGDPVLAAGVTRTPGVRVPGSVDGAETVIRAILGQQVSVAAARTTASRLTDALGDPLTRPGDDMPEHGLTTLFPSAETLASAAAEHLNGPRRRVDTVCAVAEALADGSLRVHPGRAESELRRDLEAFPGIGPWTARYVSMRVLGTPDVLLDGDLALRRGAAALGIPGNQAALRARSVRWSPWRSYAGMYLWRAAAEPPPSRRGRHGRPGRQHNHPSTRENP from the coding sequence ATGCTGGTCACAACGGAGCAGGCTTACCGGGCGGTCGCGGCACGCGACCCGCGTTTCGACGGCTGCTTCGTGACCGCCGTACGCACCACCGGCATCTACTGCCGCCCGTCCTGCCCGGCGCGCACACCGAAGCCCGCCAACGTCGAGTTCTTCCCCACGGCCGCCGCCGCCCACTCCGCAGGCTACCGAGCCTGCCGCCGGTGCCTGCCGGACGCGGTGCCCGGCTCACCGGAATGGGACCTGCGTGCCGATCTCACCGGCCGGGCCATGCGCCTGATCAACGACGGCGTCGTCGAACGTGCCGGCGTGGTCGGGCTGGCCGCCACACTGGGCTATTCCAGCCGGCACCTGACCCGGATTCTCACGACCGAGCTCGGCGCGGGCCCGCTCGCGCTCGCCCGGGCACATCGCGCGCACTCGGCGCGCGTGCTGATCGAGACGAGCGACCTGGAGTTCGCTGAGGTCGCGTTCGCCGCGGGCTTTGCCAGCCTGCGGCAGTTCAACGAGACCATCCAGGAGGTCTTCGCCACGACTCCCACCGTTCTGCGCGAACAGACGCGCAGAGGCAGCGATCCGCACGACGGCACAGCGGGCACGCTCCGGTTGCGCCTGCCGTTCCGCCCGCCGCTGGATGCCGAGGGGATGCTGCGTTTCCTGGCCGATCGGGCGGTGGCCGGGGTGGAGGATGCGGGTCCGGAGCACTATTCCCGCACGCTGCGGCTTGCCCACGGCACGGGTGTGGCCACCATCCGGCCGGAAGGCGCCCACCTCGCCACCACCTTGCGGTTGACGGACCTGCGTGATCTCGGCAGCGCGGTGACCCGGATACGTCGCCTGTTCGACCTGGACGCCGACCCGGCGGCCGTCGCCGACGTGCTCGGTGGCGATCCGGTGCTGGCTGCCGGTGTCACCCGGACACCGGGTGTGCGTGTTCCCGGCAGTGTGGACGGAGCCGAAACCGTGATCCGCGCGATACTCGGGCAACAGGTTTCGGTCGCGGCCGCACGCACCACTGCGAGTCGCTTGACCGACGCACTGGGCGATCCACTGACGCGGCCCGGCGACGATATGCCCGAGCATGGCCTGACGACACTGTTTCCGTCCGCCGAGACATTGGCTTCCGCGGCGGCGGAGCACCTCAACGGGCCGCGCCGACGTGTCGACACCGTGTGTGCGGTGGCCGAGGCGCTGGCAGACGGCAGCCTCCGAGTCCATCCGGGGCGTGCCGAGTCCGAGCTGCGCCGCGATCTGGAAGCCTTTCCCGGCATCGGCCCGTGGACGGCGCGCTACGTGAGCATGCGGGTGCTGGGCACGCCGGATGTCCTGCTCGATGGCGATCTCGCACTCCGCCGGGGAGCCGCCGCGCTCGGAATCCCCGGAAACCAGGCGGCGCTGCGGGCCCGTTCGGTCCGATGGAGCCCGTGGCGTTCCTATGCGGGGATGTACCTCTGGCGGGCCGCCGCCGAGCCACCACCGTCCCGGAGAGGCAGGCACGGTCGCCCCGGCAGGCAGCACAACCATCCATCCACTCGGGAGAACCCATGA
- a CDS encoding zf-HC2 domain-containing protein, translated as MSRSPGAHASQELITSYVLGEASQPPERMWALETHLDDCARCRQRVAEATATQVPDVARMLDGLWPVVEAAAVGTPAPSRSRLLRHARRWAPPSVLPWLLMSVLVVGAAMVLDLLGASGHVPSLVLLLGPVTPLAAVAAAWSGRLDPMAELTMASPRAGLAMVLRRTAAVLAVLIPTLAAAGGLTGASWALSLLPGLAFTLGALALGSVVGVDRAATALGSLWTVAVVLPSLFTTSLPVLLAQASVPLWALAAVTAALITALRAGAFATTFRSAAR; from the coding sequence ATGAGCAGATCACCGGGAGCTCACGCGAGCCAGGAACTGATCACGAGCTACGTACTCGGGGAGGCTTCTCAGCCGCCCGAGCGGATGTGGGCGTTGGAGACCCACCTGGATGACTGCGCTCGGTGCAGGCAGCGGGTGGCCGAGGCCACGGCTACCCAGGTGCCTGACGTGGCCCGGATGCTCGACGGGCTGTGGCCTGTTGTGGAGGCCGCTGCGGTCGGCACTCCCGCTCCGTCCCGGTCGAGGTTGCTCCGACACGCTCGGAGGTGGGCTCCCCCGTCGGTGCTGCCGTGGCTGCTGATGAGCGTGCTGGTCGTGGGCGCCGCGATGGTGCTTGACTTGCTGGGCGCCAGCGGCCATGTTCCGTCGCTGGTCCTGCTACTCGGCCCTGTGACTCCCCTCGCAGCGGTGGCGGCTGCGTGGAGCGGGCGGCTGGACCCGATGGCGGAGCTGACCATGGCCAGCCCGCGTGCCGGGTTGGCCATGGTGCTGCGCCGGACTGCGGCGGTGCTGGCCGTGCTGATCCCGACGCTGGCCGCGGCCGGCGGCCTGACCGGTGCGTCGTGGGCACTGAGCCTGCTACCGGGCCTCGCGTTCACCCTTGGCGCGCTCGCTCTGGGAAGTGTGGTCGGCGTCGACCGTGCGGCGACGGCGCTCGGTTCCTTGTGGACGGTCGCCGTGGTGCTACCGAGCCTGTTCACGACCAGCCTGCCGGTGCTGTTGGCGCAGGCCAGTGTGCCGCTGTGGGCGCTGGCCGCCGTCACCGCCGCACTGATTACCGCGCTGCGTGCGGGGGCGTTCGCCACAACGTTCCGCTCGGCCGCGCGCTGA